The following proteins come from a genomic window of Eulemur rufifrons isolate Redbay chromosome 24, OSU_ERuf_1, whole genome shotgun sequence:
- the OVOL3 gene encoding putative transcription factor ovo-like protein 3: MPRAFLVRSRRPQPPNWGHLPDQLRGDAYIPDCSSLGGPPAHQPSSLRDSWAAPTQGTLASAPRGPGTLGCPLCPKAFPLQRMLTRHLKCHSPARRHVCRCCGKGFHDAFDLKRHMRTHTGIRPFRCGACGKAFTQRCSLEAHLAKVHGQPASYAYRERREKLHVCEDCGFTSSRPDAYAQHRALHRTT, from the exons ATGCCCCGTGCCTTCCTGGTCAGGAGTCGGCGTCCACAGCCACCCAACTGGGGCCACTTGCCTGACCAGCTCCGAGGAGATGCCTATATCCCAG ACTGCAGCAGCCTAGGGGGCCCACCAGCACACCAGCCTTCCAGCCTCAGGGACTCCTGGGCAGCG CCCACACAGGgcaccctggcctctgccccaaGAGGCCCAGGGACACTTGGCTGCCCGCTTTGTCCCAAGGCCTTCCCGTTGCAGCGCATGCTGACGAGGCACCTCAAGTGCCACAGCCCAGCGCGCCGCCACGTGTGCCGCTGTTGTGGCAAGGGCTTTCATGATGCCTTCGATCTCAAGCGCCACATGAGGACTCACACTG GGATCCGGCCATTCCGTTGCGGTGCTTGCGGGAAAGCATTTACGCAGCGCTGCTCCCTCGAAGCTCATCTAGCTAAGGTGCATGGGCAGCCAGCCAGCTACGCTTACCGTGAGCGCCGGGAGAAGCTGCACGTGTGCGAGGACTGCGGCTTCACCAGCTCCAGGCCTGACGCCTACGCACAGCACCGTGCCTTGCACCGCACCACCTGA
- the POLR2I gene encoding DNA-directed RNA polymerase II subunit RPB9 — MEPDGTYEPGFVGIRFCQECNNMLYPKEDKENRILLYACRNCDYQQEADNSCIYVNKITHEVDELTQIIADVSQDPTLPRTEDHPCQKCGHKEAVFFQSHSARAEDAMRLYYVCTAPHCGHRWTE, encoded by the exons ATGGAGCCCGACGGGACCTACGAGCCAGGCTTCGTGGGTATTCGATTCTGCCAGGAATG TAACAACATGCTGTACCCCAAGGAAGACAAGGAGAACCGCATTCTGCTCTACGCG TGCCGGAATTGCGATTACCAACAGGAAGCCGACAACAGCTGCATCTACGTCAACAAGATCACGCACGAAGTGGA CGAACTGACCCAGATTATCGCGGACGTGTCTCAGGACCCCACGTTGCCGCGGACCGAGGACCACCCGTGCCAGAA GTGCGGCCACAAGGAGGCGGTGTTCTTCCAGTCTCACAGTGCCCGGGCCGAG GACGCCATGCGCTTGTACTACGTCTGCACAGCTCCACACTGCGGCCACCGCTGGACTGAGTGA